In Candidatus Zixiibacteriota bacterium, the genomic window CGTCAGCCCGAAGGTCGACTTGTTGCTCACCGCCGGCCTGGACTATTACTTCCGGGCCACGATGTCTGGGCATGACACGTACTACCGGCCCAACGGTGATGATCTGCACGCCAAGGAAGATTTCACCTATCGTGACGCGGATGCGGCGATCAACCAGCCGGATTTGAATTCGCGCTTCATGCTGGGTGTTGCTTACCGGTTTTGAGAGGATCGCCGGGAGATGCAAATGAAGCGGAAAAACGACATCGGAATTGTGCTGGCAGTGCTGGCAGCAACGCTGATGGCGGGTTGCAGTCACGCCGGGGTTGAAGTGTGGGAGCGGGAGGTGCTGGCGAAGCCGGAGATGCAGTTCGACCACCGGGCGCATGATTTGACGATAGACGACCACATTTACTTCAGTAAAGAGGCTGCCAGCGGAGGCCGCGGCTTCGGCGGCGGCGGTTGCGGGTGCAATTGAAGCGAGCGTCGATTCGGAAGACGCTGGCGGCGATGACCGCAACGCTGGTCGGCTCGACGGCGGCCCATGCCGCCGGCGGGCACTCCGAGACATCGCTGTTGATCTACTCGGAGCGGGATCGCGTGCGGGCGACGGAAGGCAACTTCAGCCTGACGAAGCCGATAAAGTCGGACTACACGTTGAGTCTGCGGCTGACCTTTGACGGCCTGACCGGCGCGACGCCGACGGGGCGGTCGCCTTCCAAGTATCCACAGACGTTGACGCGCGCGTCGGGCGGAAAGACGATCACCGTGCCGGCGGGCGAGTTTCCGGTGGACGAGTATTTCAAGGATACGCGTTTTGCCGCCGAGGCATCCTTGGCGCGGCCACTCGGCCGGAAGACTACGGGATCAGTAGGCGCAGCCGCCTCCAGCGAGCGCGACTACAAGTCGATCGGCGTCAACGGCGGTCTGACACGGGAGTTCAACCGCAATAATACGACGCTGGGGCTGGCCGCGGCCTACACGCGCGATGTTATAACTCCGGTCGGCGGCTTCTACGAGCCCTTCTCGGTATTCGGCGAGGAACTGGACGAGGACCGCGACGACCGGCTGGCGCGATTTGCGGGAAAATCGAAGCGGGTCACCGATCTAGTCTTCAGCCTGACGCAGGTGCTGGATCGGATGACGGTGGTGCGGATGAATTTCTCGCGAAGCCACGCGTCGGGATATCAAACCGATCCATACAAGATTATCAGCGTGG contains:
- a CDS encoding DUF4266 domain-containing protein, with amino-acid sequence MKRKNDIGIVLAVLAATLMAGCSHAGVEVWEREVLAKPEMQFDHRAHDLTIDDHIYFSKEAASGGRGFGGGGCGCN
- a CDS encoding DUF3570 domain-containing protein, which codes for MQLKRASIRKTLAAMTATLVGSTAAHAAGGHSETSLLIYSERDRVRATEGNFSLTKPIKSDYTLSLRLTFDGLTGATPTGRSPSKYPQTLTRASGGKTITVPAGEFPVDEYFKDTRFAAEASLARPLGRKTTGSVGAAASSERDYKSIGVNGGLTREFNRNNTTLGLAAAYTRDVITPVGGFYEPFSVFGEELDEDRDDRLARFAGKSKRVTDLVFSLTQVLDRMTVVRMNFSRSHASGYQTDPYKIISVVQPPDSADAGEPTRDLYERRPDTRSKYAVYVELRRQIAGCATSIASRYFWDDWGIESYSIDLATRLGIGKRGALQPRLRWYRQAQADFYAPFLVDGRPLPEYASADGRLSQFYAITSGITWSVPVSERSYVNITTEYYLQRGDSSPPPEYGSQLTFDLFPKLDVVMLRLGYARDL